A DNA window from Rhinolophus sinicus isolate RSC01 linkage group LG10, ASM3656204v1, whole genome shotgun sequence contains the following coding sequences:
- the MFAP3 gene encoding microfibril-associated glycoprotein 3 isoform X2: MKPYCFLFTLAVNVIMPAAFVLEDAGFKQIDPLGANHSSFNVSFPPSSELSAGSHSGDGVIIAKEGASVSIECLLTVDHYEDVSWYNSKGQQLDDRGRGGKWLVSDNFLNITNVAFDDRGLYTCIVNSPIRASYSVTLRVIFTSGDMSIYYMVVCLIAFTITLILNVTRLCMMSSHLRKTEKAINEFFRTEGAEKLQKAFEIAKRIPIITSAKTLELAKVTQFKTMEFARYIEELARSVPLPPLILNCRAFVEEMFEAVRMDDPDDMGERIKERPALNAQGGIYVINPEMGRSHSPGGDSDDASLNEQGQEIAVQVSVHLQSETKSIGTDSQDSSHFSPPDDMGSTELNSNYKDEAYENCQL; the protein is encoded by the exons ATGAAgccatattgttttttattcactTTAGCGGTGAATGTTATTATGCCAGCTGCTTTTGTTTTGGAAGATGCAGGCTTCAAGCAAATAGACCCACTGGGAGCAAATCATAGTTCCTTCAATGTATCATTTCCCCCAAGCTCTGAACTCTCAGCAGGCTCCCACTCAGGTGATGGTGTCATCATAGCCAAAGAGGGAGCTAGTGTTTCAATCGAGTGTCTTCTCACCGTCGACCACTATGAAGATGTCAGTTGGTACAACTCAAAAGGACAGCAGCtggatgacagaggcagag GTGGAAAATGGTTGGTTTCTGATAACTTCCTGAATATCACCAACGTAGCCTTTGATGACCGTGGGCTCTATACATGTATCGTCAACTCTCCAATTCGTGCCTCCTACTCTGTCACTCTGCGCGTTATCTTCACCTCGGGAGACATGAGTATCTACTACATGGTTGTCTGCCTCATTGCCTTTACAATCACTCTCATTTTGAATGTCACACGGCTGTGCATGATGAGCAGCCATCTTCGTAAGACCGAGAAGGCTATCAATGAATTCTTCAGAACTGAAGGGGCTGAGAAACTTCAGAAGGCCTTTGAGATTGCAAAACGCATCCCCATCATCACCTCGGCCAAGACTCTGGAGCTcgccaaggtcacacaatttaAGACCATGGAGTTTGCTCGTTATATTGAAGAACTGGCAAGAAGTGTCCCTCTTCCACCCCTGATTCTAAACTGCAGGGCCTTTGTTGAGGAGATGTTTGAGGCTGTGCGAATGGATGACCCCGATGACATGGGAGAAAGAATTAAAGAGAGACCTGCCTTGAATGCTCAAGGTGGCATCTATGTCATTAACCCAGAGATGGGGCGGAGTCACTCACCAGGAGGCGATTCGGATGATGCTTCTCTGAATGAACAAGGCCAGGAGATAGCAGTTCAAGTTTCTGTCCACCTTCAGTCAGAGACCAAAAGTATTGGTACAGATTCTCAAGACAGCAGTCATTTCAGCCCGCCTGACGATATGGGATCTACCGAGTTGAACTCTAACTACAAAGATGAGGCATATGAAAACTGCCAGCTGTGA
- the MFAP3 gene encoding microfibril-associated glycoprotein 3 isoform X1 translates to MKPYCFLFTLAVNVIMPAAFVLEDAGFKQIDPLGANHSSFNVSFPPSSELSAGSHSGDGVIIAKEGASVSIECLLTVDHYEDVSWYNSKGQQLDDRGRAGGKWLVSDNFLNITNVAFDDRGLYTCIVNSPIRASYSVTLRVIFTSGDMSIYYMVVCLIAFTITLILNVTRLCMMSSHLRKTEKAINEFFRTEGAEKLQKAFEIAKRIPIITSAKTLELAKVTQFKTMEFARYIEELARSVPLPPLILNCRAFVEEMFEAVRMDDPDDMGERIKERPALNAQGGIYVINPEMGRSHSPGGDSDDASLNEQGQEIAVQVSVHLQSETKSIGTDSQDSSHFSPPDDMGSTELNSNYKDEAYENCQL, encoded by the exons ATGAAgccatattgttttttattcactTTAGCGGTGAATGTTATTATGCCAGCTGCTTTTGTTTTGGAAGATGCAGGCTTCAAGCAAATAGACCCACTGGGAGCAAATCATAGTTCCTTCAATGTATCATTTCCCCCAAGCTCTGAACTCTCAGCAGGCTCCCACTCAGGTGATGGTGTCATCATAGCCAAAGAGGGAGCTAGTGTTTCAATCGAGTGTCTTCTCACCGTCGACCACTATGAAGATGTCAGTTGGTACAACTCAAAAGGACAGCAGCtggatgacagaggcagag CAGGTGGAAAATGGTTGGTTTCTGATAACTTCCTGAATATCACCAACGTAGCCTTTGATGACCGTGGGCTCTATACATGTATCGTCAACTCTCCAATTCGTGCCTCCTACTCTGTCACTCTGCGCGTTATCTTCACCTCGGGAGACATGAGTATCTACTACATGGTTGTCTGCCTCATTGCCTTTACAATCACTCTCATTTTGAATGTCACACGGCTGTGCATGATGAGCAGCCATCTTCGTAAGACCGAGAAGGCTATCAATGAATTCTTCAGAACTGAAGGGGCTGAGAAACTTCAGAAGGCCTTTGAGATTGCAAAACGCATCCCCATCATCACCTCGGCCAAGACTCTGGAGCTcgccaaggtcacacaatttaAGACCATGGAGTTTGCTCGTTATATTGAAGAACTGGCAAGAAGTGTCCCTCTTCCACCCCTGATTCTAAACTGCAGGGCCTTTGTTGAGGAGATGTTTGAGGCTGTGCGAATGGATGACCCCGATGACATGGGAGAAAGAATTAAAGAGAGACCTGCCTTGAATGCTCAAGGTGGCATCTATGTCATTAACCCAGAGATGGGGCGGAGTCACTCACCAGGAGGCGATTCGGATGATGCTTCTCTGAATGAACAAGGCCAGGAGATAGCAGTTCAAGTTTCTGTCCACCTTCAGTCAGAGACCAAAAGTATTGGTACAGATTCTCAAGACAGCAGTCATTTCAGCCCGCCTGACGATATGGGATCTACCGAGTTGAACTCTAACTACAAAGATGAGGCATATGAAAACTGCCAGCTGTGA